In Zobellia roscoffensis, the following are encoded in one genomic region:
- a CDS encoding alpha/beta hydrolase family protein, which produces MKTQLNFLLRKNTHMAAFLLFLCATITVQAQEFLYGDALPDAPELSNRGEHTVGVRTLNITHKNQVDILNSKGGADPMYDRPLTIEVWYPSEAPTDKGATVTYEEVMGTRGDTLRPLVPFSFKGRAYRDASPKATTGGYPLIVVSHGYVGSRYLMTYLTENLASKGYVVVSIDHTDSTFKDANAFQSTLLNRAKDIKFVINTIVEKGNSASKDQLSGMIDVENIGIVGYSMGGYGVLNVGGAGYSDGLTAFFGQMTGGSSAISALAASNAEYQKQIDPRIKAVVAFAPWGMERGVWDANGLAGLKKPTLFIAGDQDDISGYEKGIKAIYEGAVNADRYLLTYKNARHNVAPNPPPAEALQPGLHIDEYYRYAEPSWDQRKINNINQHFLTAFLGTHLKGENNDAYLNIPKESNEQDWHGFKPRSSTGMELRHAKAAGVNMKQ; this is translated from the coding sequence ATGAAAACTCAACTCAACTTCCTCCTAAGGAAGAACACGCATATGGCAGCTTTTTTGCTGTTTTTGTGCGCAACGATTACCGTGCAAGCACAAGAATTCTTGTATGGCGATGCCCTACCGGACGCTCCCGAACTTTCCAATAGAGGCGAACATACCGTTGGCGTACGTACGCTTAACATTACACATAAGAATCAGGTTGATATTTTAAACTCAAAAGGAGGTGCAGACCCAATGTATGATAGGCCTCTTACCATAGAGGTTTGGTATCCTTCAGAAGCACCAACGGACAAAGGCGCTACCGTAACTTATGAAGAGGTAATGGGCACCAGAGGTGATACTTTACGTCCATTGGTGCCTTTTTCTTTTAAAGGAAGAGCTTACCGGGATGCCTCGCCCAAAGCAACTACTGGCGGATATCCATTAATTGTGGTATCTCACGGATATGTGGGCTCAAGGTACTTAATGACCTATTTAACCGAAAACTTGGCGTCAAAAGGATACGTAGTAGTTTCCATAGACCATACGGATTCAACTTTTAAGGATGCCAATGCATTTCAAAGCACCTTGTTGAACCGTGCTAAGGACATTAAATTCGTAATTAATACGATAGTCGAAAAAGGAAATTCAGCATCAAAAGACCAACTTTCAGGAATGATAGATGTTGAAAATATTGGTATTGTTGGATATTCCATGGGTGGCTACGGTGTTTTAAATGTTGGAGGAGCTGGCTATAGCGATGGACTTACAGCTTTCTTTGGACAAATGACCGGAGGTAGCTCGGCAATTTCTGCTCTCGCTGCTAGCAATGCAGAATATCAAAAACAAATAGATCCAAGAATTAAGGCTGTAGTTGCTTTTGCTCCTTGGGGTATGGAACGAGGTGTTTGGGATGCCAACGGATTGGCAGGTCTAAAAAAACCAACACTTTTTATAGCGGGCGACCAAGATGATATTTCTGGTTACGAAAAAGGTATTAAAGCAATTTATGAGGGCGCTGTTAATGCAGACCGATATTTGCTTACCTATAAAAATGCGAGACATAACGTAGCTCCGAACCCTCCACCAGCGGAAGCTCTTCAACCCGGTTTACATATTGATGAATATTACAGATATGCCGAACCTTCTTGGGACCAAAGAAAAATCAACAACATTAACCAGCACTTTCTAACCGCTTTTTTAGGAACACATCTTAAAGGAGAAAACAACGATGCGTATTTAAATATTCCCAAAGAATCTAACGAGCAAGACTGGCACGGTTTCAAACCTAGGTCTTCAACAGGTATGGAACTTAGACATGCTAAAGCTGCGGGAGTGAATATGAAACAATAA
- a CDS encoding EcsC family protein, protein MKIIKNEMTPEDFQTLSNAKQKMEQIGWAMQGLNKMGNVIESRIQLLPQKQRDWIQQITYKVLHTVVKTNLISMSKKSKTTPMNNLYKALVTSSGAIGGALGASAFAVDLTLATKLMMRSIMDIARSEGEDLDSLDSQLACLQVFALGGKSKHDDNLDTGYYATKLAMSSAVKGATGIAGKTVTTLLNTTGNPLLQLIAQVASRFSVQVSEKFVAQAIPIVGAAGGATINLAFIDHFQNMAHAHFSIRRLERKYGEEQIRLKYEELTVTKV, encoded by the coding sequence TTGAAAATTATTAAAAACGAAATGACACCGGAAGATTTCCAGACACTTAGCAACGCAAAGCAAAAAATGGAGCAAATAGGATGGGCCATGCAAGGCCTTAATAAAATGGGGAATGTTATAGAGAGTAGGATACAATTGCTTCCCCAAAAACAACGTGATTGGATTCAGCAGATTACGTACAAAGTTCTACATACAGTGGTAAAAACCAATTTGATCTCAATGAGCAAAAAATCAAAAACCACACCTATGAACAATTTGTACAAGGCATTGGTCACTTCATCAGGGGCTATTGGGGGAGCTTTAGGAGCGAGTGCTTTCGCGGTTGACCTAACATTGGCTACCAAACTCATGATGCGCTCCATTATGGATATTGCCCGTAGTGAGGGAGAGGACCTAGATTCGCTAGATTCACAATTGGCCTGTTTACAAGTATTCGCTTTAGGGGGTAAGAGCAAACACGATGACAATCTTGATACGGGATATTATGCCACAAAATTAGCCATGAGTTCCGCGGTGAAAGGCGCTACCGGAATTGCTGGGAAAACCGTAACTACCCTACTCAATACAACAGGAAATCCTCTTTTGCAACTCATAGCCCAAGTGGCATCTCGCTTTAGCGTTCAAGTTTCGGAGAAATTTGTGGCCCAAGCTATACCCATAGTAGGCGCTGCTGGTGGGGCTACTATTAATTTGGCGTTCATTGACCATTTTCAAAATATGGCCCACGCGCATTTTAGCATCAGGCGATTGGAACGCAAATATGGAGAAGAGCAGATTAGGTTGAAATACGAAGAGTTGACTGTTACCAAAGTTTAA
- a CDS encoding MATE family efflux transporter: MAKVSSEQLGSEPIGKLLVKQALPASIGILVMSLNILVDSIFVGNWIGSIAIAAINVVLPVSFFIGALGMAIGIGGASIISRALGADNHAKAIKTFGNQITLTLLITTVMVALGLYYIDVLIPAFGGKGTIFEPAKIYYTIVLYGVPFLALCMMGNTVIRAEGKPKFAMIAMIIPSVGNLLMDYIFIYIFDWGMEGAAWATTVGYVLCAAYVFYFFLSKKSELKLSPACFRLDLPIIKEIGSLGFVTLSRQATTSVVYLLMNNILFGLGGEAMVAVYAIIGRMLMFALFPVFGVTQGFLPIAGFNYGAKKYQRVRESINTAIKYASLLAAVVFIGLMSFPQEIASLFLSDRAGQSAHDLAANAYVLEHIPLAMRLVFAATPIIALQLIGAAYFQAIGKAVPALLLTLSRQGFFFIPLILILPNYMGELGVWLSFPVADVLATIVTGFYLRNEIKNTLVPEEA, from the coding sequence ATGGCTAAAGTATCATCGGAACAGTTAGGGTCGGAACCAATTGGTAAGCTTTTGGTAAAACAGGCCTTGCCAGCTTCTATTGGTATTTTGGTGATGTCTCTTAATATACTGGTAGACTCTATTTTTGTTGGTAATTGGATTGGCTCTATTGCCATAGCCGCTATCAATGTAGTTCTTCCTGTATCCTTTTTTATTGGGGCTTTAGGGATGGCCATAGGTATTGGAGGAGCAAGTATTATTTCTAGGGCTCTTGGGGCGGATAACCACGCAAAGGCCATAAAGACCTTTGGTAATCAAATTACGTTAACGCTGTTGATTACCACGGTAATGGTGGCATTGGGACTCTATTATATTGATGTCCTCATACCTGCTTTTGGTGGTAAAGGAACCATCTTTGAGCCTGCCAAGATTTACTATACTATTGTGCTTTATGGAGTGCCTTTTTTGGCGCTTTGTATGATGGGAAATACGGTCATCCGTGCAGAAGGGAAGCCTAAATTTGCCATGATTGCCATGATTATACCTTCCGTAGGAAACCTTCTTATGGACTATATATTCATTTATATTTTTGATTGGGGTATGGAAGGGGCGGCCTGGGCTACTACCGTTGGCTACGTATTGTGTGCAGCATATGTCTTCTACTTTTTTCTATCTAAAAAATCCGAACTCAAGCTTAGTCCGGCATGTTTTCGGCTTGATTTGCCGATTATAAAAGAAATTGGGTCTTTAGGTTTTGTAACCTTATCCAGACAAGCTACCACGAGTGTGGTCTATTTGCTAATGAATAATATACTTTTTGGCCTTGGTGGTGAGGCTATGGTTGCGGTTTATGCCATTATTGGTCGTATGTTAATGTTTGCGCTGTTTCCTGTATTTGGCGTTACCCAAGGATTCTTGCCTATAGCGGGATTTAATTACGGAGCAAAAAAATACCAAAGGGTACGAGAATCTATTAATACAGCTATTAAATATGCATCACTATTGGCAGCCGTTGTATTTATTGGGCTTATGAGCTTTCCGCAAGAAATAGCTTCTCTGTTTTTGAGTGATAGAGCAGGGCAATCGGCACATGATTTGGCGGCCAATGCGTATGTTTTAGAACACATACCTCTAGCTATGCGGTTGGTATTTGCTGCAACGCCAATTATTGCGTTACAGTTAATAGGTGCCGCTTATTTTCAAGCAATAGGGAAAGCTGTACCGGCGTTGTTACTTACCTTGTCTAGACAGGGTTTCTTCTTTATACCACTTATTTTGATTTTACCCAACTATATGGGGGAACTGGGTGTTTGGCTTTCCTTTCCCGTAGCAGATGTGTTGGCTACAATTGTAACGGGTTTCTATTTGAGGAACGAAATTAAGAATACCTTAGTCCCAGAAGAGGCTTAA
- the hemH gene encoding ferrochelatase, protein MKGVLLVNLGSPDSPTAKDVKPYLDEFLMDERVIDVPNWLRNILVRGIILQTRPKKSAEAYAKIWWEEGSPLIVISERFSNKLKEHSDMPIALGMRYGSMTIKNALKELYDKGVDEVLLVPLYPHYAMSSYETVVVKVMEEQEAFFPNMKLTTLPPFYKNPEYVRVLSERIAESLEGFDYDHILFSYHGIPERHIRKSDPTRFHCKIDGKCCQTNSVAHNTCYRHQCFDTTESVKAYLNLPADKVSNSFQSRLPNDPWLKPYTDFEFERFPKEGIKNLAVITPAFVADCLETLEEIAMEGQHQFQEAGGKEYKHIPCLNESDTWVKVMANWIKDWQTTGALPA, encoded by the coding sequence ATGAAAGGAGTTTTATTGGTTAACTTGGGTTCCCCAGACAGTCCCACAGCTAAGGATGTTAAGCCTTATTTAGATGAATTTTTAATGGATGAACGCGTGATTGATGTGCCCAATTGGTTACGTAATATATTGGTCCGAGGGATTATTTTACAAACTCGCCCTAAAAAGTCCGCTGAAGCTTACGCTAAAATTTGGTGGGAAGAGGGTTCTCCGTTAATTGTTATTTCAGAACGGTTTTCAAACAAGTTGAAAGAGCATTCAGATATGCCTATAGCTTTGGGAATGCGCTATGGTAGCATGACCATAAAAAATGCTTTGAAGGAATTATATGATAAGGGTGTAGATGAGGTGTTGTTAGTGCCGTTATACCCGCATTATGCCATGTCATCCTATGAAACGGTTGTTGTTAAAGTGATGGAAGAGCAGGAAGCATTTTTTCCGAATATGAAATTGACTACCCTGCCTCCTTTTTATAAAAACCCAGAGTATGTTCGTGTACTTTCAGAACGAATTGCAGAAAGCCTTGAAGGGTTTGATTATGATCACATCTTATTTTCGTACCATGGTATTCCGGAAAGACATATTCGCAAATCTGATCCTACCCGTTTTCATTGTAAAATAGATGGTAAATGCTGTCAGACCAACTCCGTGGCGCATAATACTTGCTACCGTCACCAGTGTTTTGATACGACGGAATCCGTAAAGGCATATTTGAACCTTCCCGCGGACAAAGTGAGTAATTCTTTTCAATCGCGTCTTCCTAACGACCCATGGTTAAAACCGTATACCGATTTTGAATTTGAACGTTTCCCTAAAGAAGGTATAAAGAATCTCGCTGTTATTACACCTGCTTTTGTTGCCGATTGTTTGGAAACACTAGAGGAGATTGCCATGGAAGGACAACATCAATTTCAAGAAGCCGGAGGAAAGGAATACAAACACATTCCCTGTTTGAACGAAAGTGATACGTGGGTAAAAGTTATGGCTAATTGGATTAAGGACTGGCAAACTACAGGCGCTTTGCCTGCGTAA
- a CDS encoding CopD family protein: MYEYIKALHLIFVITWFAGLFYIPRLFIYHIEASHKASPEKEILTKQLQLMAKRLWFIITWPSAILAVFFAVWLLVLVPAWLEQPWMHVKLVFVLLLILYHFKTHQIFKQLQRNEVKYSSKFMRIFNEGATLILFAVVFLVILKNAFNWIFGVVGIIVLGVLLMLGIRIYKSIRSKNPEA, from the coding sequence TTGTACGAATACATAAAAGCATTACATCTTATTTTTGTGATTACATGGTTCGCAGGCTTGTTCTATATACCACGCCTATTTATCTATCATATTGAGGCCTCCCATAAAGCTTCTCCTGAAAAGGAAATTCTTACCAAGCAATTACAGCTCATGGCCAAACGGTTGTGGTTTATTATAACTTGGCCATCGGCTATATTGGCTGTTTTTTTTGCCGTTTGGTTGTTGGTTTTGGTTCCTGCCTGGTTGGAACAACCTTGGATGCACGTAAAACTTGTTTTTGTTTTACTATTGATATTGTATCACTTTAAGACACATCAGATATTTAAGCAACTCCAACGCAATGAGGTAAAGTACAGTTCAAAATTCATGCGTATTTTTAATGAGGGAGCTACACTTATTTTATTCGCTGTAGTGTTTCTGGTGATTCTTAAAAATGCGTTCAATTGGATTTTTGGTGTTGTCGGAATTATTGTTCTAGGAGTCCTCTTAATGCTTGGCATCAGAATATATAAAAGTATAAGGTCTAAAAACCCTGAAGCATAA
- a CDS encoding mechanosensitive ion channel family protein, which translates to MLNDFFNENYKALVFLLGSFTILLVAYFMLLKVLRKLGKNPKYIIAPSSVKKVSTPIFLILLSIVIRMGSLRQLLDLTHLEYYFRKTSTLLFIFAFTWLLIKIIKIIKEHVTHSYDMNTSNNLRARKVATQFNILERIIIFIIIILACGIALMSFDSIREIGISVFASAGVAGIIIGFSAQKMIGTILAGIQIAIAQPIKLDDVVVVEGEWGRIEEITLTYVVVKIWDKRRLILPTTYFIDKPFQNWTKSSADILGTVFLYTDYSVPFDALRKELTQILKQTDLWDGEVNNIQVTDSKVNHIEIRALMSAKDSSTAWDLRVHVREKLITFLQQNYPQSLPRTRLRLENIEASENTTLE; encoded by the coding sequence ATGCTAAACGATTTTTTCAACGAAAACTACAAAGCCCTTGTTTTTCTTTTAGGGTCGTTCACCATTTTGCTAGTTGCCTATTTTATGTTATTAAAAGTGCTTCGCAAACTGGGAAAAAACCCCAAATATATAATCGCCCCTTCTTCTGTAAAGAAAGTTAGCACTCCTATTTTTCTAATTCTACTTTCCATAGTAATACGAATGGGCTCTTTAAGGCAATTACTAGATCTAACACACCTTGAATACTACTTTAGAAAAACCAGCACTTTGCTTTTCATTTTTGCTTTTACCTGGTTATTGATAAAAATTATAAAAATCATCAAAGAGCATGTCACGCATTCCTATGACATGAACACTTCAAATAATTTACGGGCACGAAAGGTGGCCACACAATTCAACATACTAGAGCGGATTATAATTTTTATTATCATCATTCTTGCTTGTGGCATTGCATTAATGAGCTTTGACAGTATTCGTGAAATTGGAATAAGTGTTTTTGCCTCAGCAGGAGTTGCTGGTATTATTATTGGTTTTTCTGCTCAAAAAATGATTGGTACTATTCTAGCTGGAATTCAAATTGCCATAGCCCAGCCTATCAAACTAGATGATGTTGTTGTAGTTGAAGGAGAATGGGGCCGCATTGAAGAAATTACACTTACCTATGTGGTGGTTAAAATTTGGGACAAAAGACGGTTAATATTGCCTACGACCTATTTTATTGATAAACCGTTTCAAAACTGGACAAAATCTTCTGCAGATATTTTAGGCACTGTTTTTCTTTATACCGATTACTCTGTTCCATTTGATGCTTTGCGAAAAGAACTTACCCAAATTCTAAAACAAACAGATCTTTGGGACGGCGAAGTAAACAATATTCAGGTAACAGATTCCAAAGTCAATCATATTGAGATACGAGCGCTAATGAGTGCTAAAGACTCATCTACGGCATGGGACCTTCGCGTACATGTTCGGGAAAAATTAATAACGTTTTTACAACAAAATTACCCCCAAAGCCTACCGCGCACAAGACTGCGTTTGGAAAATATCGAGGCCTCAGAAAATACAACCTTAGAATAG